The Erigeron canadensis isolate Cc75 chromosome 4, C_canadensis_v1, whole genome shotgun sequence genome window below encodes:
- the LOC122595703 gene encoding YTH domain-containing protein ECT4-like: MPGDKKIVHSEPLASALKTDARAKMDNPSLGARKDGIASGVTSSFSGVKSGVVNKTAVEQGAHIAPTSYCDYHYPGHSGAYSHLDGSGLVNSSGGTYPDASLLYYMPGYNPYATGTYMGVDGQQPYYSSSDAMPCYGWSSTSSLSAKSAAGTNGMKSADFSSKRALNSYTGKSSTYPLDMKSRQQSTSSVSKSILQSQQIRSLNKLASAYQSTGLLKGYQPSGNFSSFAYQNQGLFSNYSMNYGSGGRLWNENDRYKSKEKSYTNGEAEELTRGPRGQSVNTQLEDEKVGIPLTQEKYNLETFQTKYDQAKFFVIKSYSEDDVHKSIKYDVWSSTPNGNKKLDAAFRDADGKAKVFLFFSVNGSGQFVGVAEMLGPVDYEKNMDFWQLDKWNGFFPVKWHIIKDVPNTLLRHIILENNDNRPVTYTRDTQEVYLKQGLEMLEVFKSYSPKTSLLDDLSFYENRAKLLKAKRISKAAFQSEKSQSAGERIIGEGSMSSNGLKDPTSTLINMTRNLSLNSNTPKTSIGDKSSV, translated from the exons ATGCCTGGAGACAAGAAAATTGTGCATT CCGAGCCATTAGCCTCTGCGTTGAAAACTGATGCCCGTGCTAAAATGGACAATCCAAGTTTG GGTGCGCGAAAAGATGGAATAGCTTCTGGTGTAACCTCATCTTTTTCAGGTGTGAAAAGCGGAGTTGTCAATAAGACAGCCGTAGAGCAAGGTGCTCACATTGCACCCACTAGCTATTGTGATTATCATTATCCAG GACACAGTGGGGCATATAGTCATCTGGATGGTTCTGGTCTTGTGAATTCGAGTGGGGGTACTTATCCGGACGCTTCGCTTCTTTATTACATGCCTGGCTATAATCCCTATGCCACTGGAACTTACATGGGGGTCGATGGACAACAGCCCTACTATTCATCTTCAGATGCCATGCCGTGTTATGGTTGGAGTTCTACTTCATCATTGAGCGCAAAGTCTGCTGCGGGTACCAATGGGATGAAATCCGCTGATTTTAGTTCGAAAAGAGCTTTGAACTCCTATACTGGAAAATCCTCAACTTATCCTTTGGATATGAAGTCCCGCCAACAATCGACTTCTAGTGTTTCCAAGTCGATTCTGCAGTCACAGCAGATCAGGTCACTGAACAAG TTGGCTTCTGCTTACCAGTCCACTGGCCTTTTAAAAGGGTACCAACCATCAGGAAACTTCTCATCTTTTGCATATCAAAACCAAGGCCTCTTTTCAAACTACTCTATGAACTACGGTTCTGGTGGTAGACTTTGGAATGAAAACGATAGATACAAGTCAAAGGAAAAGTCTTACACGAATGGAGAAGCCGAGGAGCTAACACGTGGCCCGAGGGGTCAGAGCGTGAATACTCAGCTTGAGGACGAGAAAGTGGGCATACCACTCACACAAGAAAAGTATAATCTTGAAACGTTCCAGACAAAGTATGATCAAGCAAAGTTCTTTGTTATCAAGTCCTACAGTGAAGATGATGTTCACAAGAGTATTAAGTACGATGTTTGGTCCAGCACACCTAATGGCAACAAGAAATTGGATGCTGCTTTCCGTGATGCTGATGGAAAAGCAAAAGTTTTCCTATTCTTTTCA GTTAATGGTAGTGGCCAGTTTGTTGGTGTTGCTGAAATGCTGGGGCCTGTCGATTATGAGAAGAACATGGATTTCTGGCAGCTTGATAAATGGAATGGTTTTTTCCCTGTTAAGTGGCACATCATTAAGGATGTTCCAAACACTTTGCTGCGGCACATAATTCTCGAAAACAACGATAACAGGCCTGTTACTTACACCAGAGACACTCAAGAG gtTTATTTAAAACAAGGTttggagatgcttgaagttttTAAGAGCTATTCACCCAAGACATCTTTGTTAGATGATCTGAGCTTTTATGAAAACCGGGCGAAGTTGCTTAAAGCTAAACGGATTAGTAAAGCTGCTTTCCAATCAGAG AAGAGTCAAAGTGCAGGTGAAAGGATAATTGGAGAAGGGTCAATGAGCAGCAATGGCTTGAAGGATCCAACTTCAACGCTCATCAATATGACCCGGAATTTGTCTCTTAATTCTAACACGCCAAAAACCAGCATCGGTGATAAATCTTCAGTGTAG